From a region of the Methanolobus tindarius DSM 2278 genome:
- the mmp3 gene encoding methyl-coenzyme M reductase-associated protein Mmp3, with amino-acid sequence MNGQELKLPESSTLEDAIKVSNAPYKKGTAIGILIEKEDQKSQASKEYLVKTSKGEFKIELIDESSPSSKRWISIFKELTELPVRWTNKDVLAFGPFSTEMEPSREKSDMERFTLLFGAGGGDAANTHIIVSKTRHSAEYGAPEEGVFARLISGKHVISDLDRGDRILSVEPVVEWEKVGEHISTTDLSTKLEDGYRIFTYIKIEIDPLAPEGAEFFFSVTRDGTFHIDYLSTSFISDHRFQGELVTYENFEARSTGSVFVRTVGYGAGKLFISTDARTSSIMHSVIGHVVQGIELARIAEKGQKVMLESVPDQVMLLGMTNAEAEAEMSEQGIELTREGYTGDDGFIVKQSPSTTIEILDEKKVTVQGVDPEMLVEIELYDDLAPKTLDFFRHAVGLQYNPVGELPVMMTYENTYIFKAEKPAESYKEIFPENTPSKTIAGEIGVTNQAAKRAGMIGVKLADDDLFGPTGERFGNTNIIGKILNPEKLKHFKDNDLMYVLESSKEE; translated from the coding sequence ATTAACGGACAGGAACTTAAATTACCCGAAAGTTCAACTCTTGAGGACGCCATCAAGGTGTCAAACGCCCCCTATAAAAAGGGTACAGCAATTGGTATACTTATTGAGAAGGAAGACCAGAAGTCACAGGCTTCAAAAGAATATCTTGTGAAGACTTCTAAAGGTGAGTTCAAAATAGAGCTCATCGATGAATCTTCTCCTTCTTCCAAACGCTGGATTTCCATTTTTAAAGAGCTTACAGAACTTCCTGTGCGCTGGACAAACAAAGACGTACTTGCATTTGGTCCTTTCAGCACTGAAATGGAACCGTCACGTGAAAAATCCGATATGGAACGGTTCACACTGCTTTTTGGTGCAGGTGGTGGCGATGCTGCAAACACTCACATTATTGTAAGCAAAACACGTCACTCAGCAGAATATGGCGCACCAGAGGAAGGTGTGTTTGCAAGACTAATAAGCGGAAAACATGTAATTTCTGATCTTGATAGAGGAGACAGAATATTATCTGTCGAACCGGTTGTTGAATGGGAAAAAGTTGGAGAACACATCTCTACTACAGATCTTTCAACAAAACTTGAAGACGGTTATCGCATTTTTACTTATATTAAGATTGAGATAGACCCTCTGGCTCCCGAAGGTGCAGAGTTCTTCTTCTCAGTAACAAGGGATGGAACTTTCCATATTGATTATCTTTCAACTTCATTTATATCCGATCATCGTTTCCAGGGTGAACTTGTAACCTATGAGAATTTCGAGGCAAGATCCACTGGTTCAGTATTTGTAAGGACCGTGGGATACGGTGCCGGAAAACTTTTCATTTCAACCGACGCCCGCACTTCATCTATCATGCATTCTGTGATAGGTCATGTTGTGCAGGGAATCGAACTTGCAAGGATTGCAGAAAAAGGCCAGAAAGTCATGCTTGAATCAGTTCCGGACCAGGTTATGCTTCTTGGAATGACTAATGCGGAAGCAGAAGCTGAAATGTCAGAGCAGGGAATTGAACTTACAAGGGAAGGCTATACCGGTGATGATGGGTTTATTGTAAAACAGTCTCCATCAACCACAATTGAGATTCTGGATGAAAAGAAAGTAACAGTACAGGGTGTTGATCCTGAGATGCTTGTAGAGATCGAACTTTATGATGATCTTGCTCCAAAGACTCTTGATTTCTTCAGGCATGCAGTGGGTCTGCAGTATAATCCGGTTGGTGAGCTTCCGGTAATGATGACTTATGAAAATACCTATATTTTCAAGGCTGAAAAGCCTGCAGAATCTTATAAGGAGATTTTCCCGGAAAACACTCCGTCCAAGACAATTGCAGGTGAGATAGGTGTTACAAACCAGGCTGCAAAGAGAGCCGGAATGATAGGTGTAAAATTAGCTGATGATGACCTTTTCGGTCCGACAGGTGAGAGATTTGGAAATACCAATATTATCGGTAAGATACTGAATCCTGAAAAACTCAAACATTTCAAGGATAACGATCTAATGTATGTCTTAGAGAGCAGCAAGGAGGAATGA
- a CDS encoding methanogenesis marker 6 protein, giving the protein MAEDNIDVITKLVVTSSDSVLPIDAAMKIYESSTDIVIKETCFGTMVTGPREAVNKVVKEIVDLDKNHIFVKERGFPPGDDRRCRASRGGGSRPGFYFLKEEAMMLPVIGNALDKYDEHVPLKEKEHKKKLGVKDLQDILESSL; this is encoded by the coding sequence ATGGCCGAAGATAATATTGATGTCATAACAAAGCTTGTTGTTACAAGTTCTGACAGTGTGCTGCCTATCGATGCCGCCATGAAGATATACGAATCCAGCACAGATATTGTGATTAAGGAGACATGTTTTGGGACAATGGTCACCGGGCCGAGAGAGGCCGTCAACAAAGTAGTAAAAGAGATTGTTGATCTTGATAAAAATCATATTTTCGTAAAAGAGAGAGGTTTCCCTCCAGGTGATGACAGGCGATGCCGTGCTTCCCGTGGAGGAGGTTCCAGACCTGGTTTCTATTTCCTCAAGGAAGAGGCAATGATGCTCCCGGTGATAGGAAATGCGCTTGACAAATACGATGAACATGTTCCGCTTAAAGAGAAAGAACACAAGAAAAAACTTGGAGTGAAAGATCTTCAGGATATACTTGAATCCAGCTTATGA
- a CDS encoding methanogenesis marker 5 protein, translating to MAKVIIYPTNSLILSDLVQRFGHTPLAMMEKIKEKVTTVGVDSPPMNITAEEPKHGLKYAAVEVPAGVRGRMAIVGPMIEEAEAGIIVGESPMAFGCMGCARTNELTKYLIRSREMPILELEFPKDDDEGQEFVYKIAEFLKSLDEVKSEEATE from the coding sequence ATGGCTAAAGTTATCATATACCCTACAAACAGTCTGATCCTTTCTGACCTGGTGCAGAGGTTCGGTCACACACCACTGGCAATGATGGAAAAGATAAAGGAAAAGGTCACGACCGTTGGTGTTGATTCACCACCTATGAATATTACAGCAGAGGAACCAAAGCATGGTCTGAAGTACGCTGCTGTTGAAGTTCCTGCAGGTGTCAGGGGCAGGATGGCCATCGTAGGCCCCATGATAGAGGAGGCAGAAGCTGGCATCATTGTAGGAGAATCCCCAATGGCTTTTGGTTGCATGGGATGTGCCCGTACCAACGAACTCACCAAGTATCTCATAAGAAGCCGCGAAATGCCAATTCTTGAACTGGAGTTCCCAAAAGACGATGATGAAGGGCAGGAATTTGTCTACAAGATTGCAGAGTTTTTGAAATCACTGGATGAAGTCAAATCAGAGGAGGCAACAGAATGA
- a CDS encoding methanogenesis marker 15 protein: MNDEAVVKVALVSCGSEYAGVHGELESVASSVNAKLVYPEIEIDILDDIGKDFGIEAASPDLRLMMARAKAVVEGITDVDGVFITSCFRCAEAAIVRNEIRRYINKHSELPVISYSFTERTTAATLLTRMEALTTIARRRHLLAREKQSGLTAGLDSGSTTTKAVIMKDNKIIGSGWVPTIKVIDSAREAFDQALEEAGVKEEDIQAIGTTGYGRFLIGEHFGAKLVQEEITVNSKGAVYLADSQKGHATVIDIGGMDNKAISVDDGIPGMFTMGGICAGASGRFLDMTAKRLGVDITELGALAVKGMEQNVDMNSYCIVFGIQSLVNSLAKGSTPEDVAAAACHSVVEQIFEQQLQEVDVKEPLILVGGSSLIEGVPKALGELLKINVLVPPNSHLIGAVGSALLASGYVEE; encoded by the coding sequence ATGAATGATGAAGCTGTTGTAAAAGTGGCACTCGTATCATGCGGTTCCGAATATGCAGGTGTTCACGGAGAATTGGAGTCTGTGGCTTCAAGTGTTAATGCTAAACTTGTCTATCCTGAAATTGAGATCGATATCCTTGATGATATCGGTAAGGATTTTGGAATAGAGGCAGCAAGTCCTGATCTTCGTCTTATGATGGCAAGGGCAAAAGCTGTTGTAGAAGGCATCACGGACGTAGATGGTGTTTTTATCACATCATGTTTCAGATGTGCAGAAGCAGCAATCGTCAGAAATGAAATCCGCCGTTACATCAACAAACATTCAGAACTTCCTGTTATCAGTTATTCATTTACAGAGCGTACGACTGCAGCAACATTGCTGACACGTATGGAAGCTCTCACAACTATCGCAAGACGCAGACATCTGCTTGCAAGGGAAAAGCAGAGTGGTCTAACAGCAGGACTTGACTCAGGTTCAACAACTACCAAGGCTGTTATCATGAAGGACAATAAGATAATTGGTTCCGGGTGGGTGCCTACTATCAAAGTTATTGACAGTGCAAGGGAAGCTTTTGATCAGGCTCTTGAAGAAGCCGGAGTTAAAGAAGAGGATATCCAGGCGATCGGCACTACAGGTTACGGACGTTTCCTTATCGGTGAACACTTTGGTGCCAAACTGGTACAGGAAGAGATCACTGTCAACTCAAAGGGTGCAGTTTACCTTGCAGATTCCCAAAAAGGTCATGCAACTGTAATTGATATTGGTGGGATGGACAACAAAGCCATATCGGTCGACGACGGAATCCCAGGAATGTTTACCATGGGAGGTATCTGTGCAGGTGCATCAGGTCGTTTCCTTGATATGACTGCAAAAAGGCTTGGTGTCGATATTACAGAACTGGGTGCACTTGCGGTTAAGGGTATGGAACAGAATGTTGACATGAACAGTTACTGTATCGTTTTCGGTATTCAGTCACTTGTCAACTCCCTTGCGAAGGGTTCAACACCTGAGGATGTTGCAGCGGCAGCATGTCACAGTGTTGTAGAGCAAATTTTTGAACAGCAGCTTCAGGAAGTCGATGTTAAGGAACCGCTTATCCTTGTAGGAGGTTCATCTCTTATCGAAGGAGTTCCAAAAGCTCTTGGTGAGCTGCT